A window of the Streptomyces sp. Ag109_O5-10 genome harbors these coding sequences:
- a CDS encoding V-type ATP synthase subunit D — MSGHGSRVPAGRAGRLRLRRNLATALRGAVLLERKLRLLLDRERVARRAAEEAGAVWRQRLAEADSWLVRGVLLGGEAALAEAVPADHARVVVGWAALMGVRHPGTVSWTDPVRSPEEPTPPNSALAHAETAYRAAVRAAAEHAVHRAAAGLLAAEAVRTRQRVRALRRHWIPRLRDELASVELALEEGEHEEAVRRRWAAERGAR; from the coding sequence GTGAGCGGGCACGGAAGCCGGGTTCCGGCGGGTCGGGCCGGCCGGCTGAGGCTGAGGCGCAACCTCGCCACCGCGCTGCGCGGAGCGGTTCTGCTCGAACGCAAGCTCCGGCTGCTGCTCGACCGGGAGCGGGTGGCACGCCGTGCTGCGGAGGAGGCCGGCGCGGTGTGGCGGCAGCGGCTGGCCGAGGCGGACAGCTGGCTGGTGCGGGGGGTGCTGCTCGGCGGCGAGGCGGCGCTGGCCGAGGCGGTACCGGCGGACCACGCCCGGGTAGTCGTCGGTTGGGCCGCGCTCATGGGCGTACGGCACCCCGGCACCGTCTCCTGGACGGATCCCGTGCGGTCACCCGAGGAGCCGACCCCGCCCAACTCCGCGCTGGCGCATGCCGAGACGGCGTACCGTGCGGCGGTCCGGGCGGCCGCGGAGCACGCCGTCCACCGGGCCGCCGCCGGCCTGCTCGCCGCCGAGGCGGTACGCACCCGGCAGCGGGTCCGCGCCCTGCGCCGGCACTGGATCCCCCGGCTGCGAGACGAGCTCGCGTCGGTGGAACTGGCACTGGAGGAGGGCGAGCACGAGGAGGCGGTACGGCGCCGGTGGGCCGCCGAGCGCGGCGCACGGTGA
- a CDS encoding cation-transporting P-type ATPase has protein sequence MTSVLHGGGPAPCGAVPGPVEPGAPASAVPSLPVSGVFVALEGSPRGLGAAEAAGRRISHGTNDLPAFGRRRIWPRLAAQFADLFAVMLLAASAITFLSYGLEQPRDPATLQLAFAILAVVLLNAGIGFAQEYSAERTAQSLQAMVPRTCRVLRDGERQELPARDLVPGDLVVLEAGDAVPADCRLVEAQEAAVNNAALTGESDAVARVADAVPPGPLLEARNCVFMGTDLVAGTAKAVVFATGAGTEFGRLFRLTAAAPRQQTPLQRQVAAMARRVAGVALATGAVLFAVRVPSGQPFVDTFVFALGVMVALVPEGLPATLSVSLAIGVRRMARRHALVKQLLAVEALGSTSVVCTDKTGTLTQAEMTVVRLWADGAYHPLTGVGYAPVGEVADAGPVRELLRAAALCCDARLVPPSGPLGWRVLGDTTEGALLVAAAKAGVDTAVEEARSPRVAEHPFDSVRKLMSTVRREPDDTYAAYVKGAPLELLARCVAVDRNGTRTPLTDASRAEVVAAADELAGQGLRVLAVATRRVSGPRPALDDAESELTLRGLTGMYDPPRPEVRDAVDACRRAGIRIVMVTGDHPLTAEAVARRVGIVRAPDPTVVTGAALDALDDAGLDALLDGAGELLLCRVSPEHKMRVVTAFQQRGEVVAVTGDGANDAPALKHADIGVAMGASGTDVAREAAVMVLLDDSFASITTAVGLGRSVYRNIRKFLIYLFSHNIAELVPILAATFTRFPLVPITAVQILAIDLGSDVLPALALGAEPMEKDVMDRPPRPRHERLFSAGVMGRICFLGGIQALGVCAVFFWHIHASGIPATDFTKDTPAYREAITMVQAGIVVSQFFNALAVRTDRQSVFRAGLLSNPWLIGAGCVGIGLMAAISYAPPLQAVFDTAPLNATDWAVLAGFGALLLAAEEVRKWMVRLRRTSSKGEGR, from the coding sequence GTGACGTCTGTCCTGCACGGTGGCGGCCCGGCGCCGTGCGGTGCCGTCCCTGGCCCCGTCGAGCCCGGTGCCCCGGCATCCGCCGTCCCCTCGCTTCCGGTCTCCGGCGTCTTCGTCGCCCTGGAGGGCTCTCCGCGTGGTCTCGGCGCAGCCGAGGCCGCCGGCCGGCGGATCAGTCACGGCACCAACGACCTGCCCGCCTTCGGCCGGCGGCGGATATGGCCTCGGCTGGCGGCGCAGTTTGCGGACCTCTTCGCGGTGATGCTCCTCGCCGCCTCGGCGATCACTTTTCTGTCCTACGGACTCGAACAGCCCCGGGACCCGGCCACGCTGCAACTGGCCTTCGCGATTCTCGCGGTGGTATTGCTGAACGCCGGTATCGGCTTCGCCCAGGAATACTCCGCGGAGCGGACCGCGCAGTCCCTTCAGGCGATGGTCCCGCGCACCTGCCGCGTCCTGCGGGACGGCGAACGACAGGAGCTGCCCGCCCGTGACCTGGTGCCCGGCGATCTCGTGGTCCTGGAGGCCGGGGACGCCGTGCCGGCCGACTGCCGGCTGGTGGAGGCCCAGGAGGCCGCCGTCAACAACGCGGCCCTGACCGGCGAGAGCGACGCCGTGGCACGCGTGGCCGATGCCGTGCCACCCGGGCCGCTGCTCGAAGCCCGCAACTGCGTGTTCATGGGGACCGACCTGGTAGCGGGCACGGCGAAGGCCGTCGTCTTCGCCACCGGCGCGGGCACGGAATTCGGACGGCTCTTCCGCCTCACCGCGGCCGCGCCCCGGCAGCAGACCCCGCTGCAACGGCAGGTCGCCGCCATGGCCCGCCGGGTGGCGGGCGTCGCGCTCGCGACCGGGGCGGTCCTGTTCGCCGTGCGGGTGCCCAGCGGGCAGCCCTTCGTCGACACCTTCGTCTTCGCGCTCGGCGTGATGGTCGCCCTCGTACCGGAGGGTCTGCCGGCGACGCTCTCCGTTTCCCTGGCGATCGGTGTCCGCCGGATGGCCCGTCGGCACGCTCTCGTCAAACAGCTGCTGGCCGTGGAGGCGCTGGGGTCGACCAGCGTGGTGTGCACCGACAAGACGGGAACGCTCACCCAGGCCGAGATGACCGTCGTAAGGCTGTGGGCCGACGGTGCCTACCATCCCCTGACCGGTGTCGGGTACGCGCCGGTGGGCGAGGTCGCGGACGCCGGACCCGTGCGGGAGCTGCTGCGGGCGGCGGCGCTGTGCTGCGACGCCCGGCTGGTGCCGCCGTCCGGCCCGCTCGGGTGGCGGGTGCTGGGTGACACCACCGAGGGCGCGCTGCTGGTCGCCGCGGCCAAGGCCGGTGTGGACACAGCCGTGGAAGAGGCCCGTTCACCACGTGTGGCGGAACATCCCTTCGACTCCGTCCGCAAGCTGATGAGCACCGTGCGCCGCGAACCGGACGACACCTACGCCGCGTACGTCAAGGGGGCGCCGCTGGAACTCCTCGCCCGCTGCGTCGCCGTGGACCGGAACGGAACGCGGACGCCTCTGACGGACGCCTCTCGTGCCGAGGTCGTCGCCGCCGCCGATGAGCTGGCGGGTCAGGGGCTGCGGGTGCTGGCGGTGGCCACCCGCCGGGTCAGCGGTCCGCGTCCGGCTCTGGACGACGCCGAGTCGGAGCTGACCCTGCGGGGACTCACCGGTATGTATGACCCGCCACGTCCGGAGGTGCGGGACGCGGTGGACGCGTGCCGGCGTGCGGGGATCAGGATCGTCATGGTCACCGGGGACCATCCGCTGACCGCGGAGGCCGTGGCCCGCCGGGTCGGGATCGTGCGCGCGCCGGATCCCACCGTCGTCACCGGGGCCGCTCTGGACGCGCTGGACGACGCCGGACTGGACGCGCTGCTGGACGGCGCGGGCGAGCTGCTGCTGTGCCGGGTCAGTCCCGAGCACAAGATGCGGGTGGTCACCGCCTTCCAGCAGCGGGGTGAGGTCGTCGCGGTCACCGGCGACGGCGCCAACGACGCTCCGGCTCTGAAACACGCGGACATCGGCGTGGCCATGGGCGCGTCCGGCACCGACGTCGCCCGGGAGGCCGCGGTCATGGTTCTGCTGGACGACTCCTTCGCCTCCATCACCACCGCGGTGGGACTGGGGCGTTCGGTCTACCGGAACATCCGCAAGTTCCTGATCTACCTCTTCAGCCACAACATCGCCGAACTGGTGCCGATCCTCGCCGCCACGTTCACCCGGTTCCCGCTGGTGCCGATCACGGCCGTGCAGATCCTCGCCATCGACCTCGGCTCCGACGTGCTGCCGGCGCTCGCGCTCGGCGCGGAGCCGATGGAGAAGGACGTCATGGACAGGCCGCCCAGGCCGCGCCACGAGCGGCTGTTCTCGGCCGGCGTCATGGGCCGGATCTGCTTCCTCGGCGGTATCCAGGCGCTCGGCGTGTGCGCCGTCTTCTTCTGGCACATCCACGCTTCCGGCATCCCCGCCACGGACTTCACCAAGGACACGCCCGCCTATCGGGAGGCGATCACCATGGTCCAGGCCGGCATCGTCGTCAGCCAGTTCTTCAACGCCCTGGCCGTGCGGACGGACCGGCAGAGCGTCTTCCGGGCCGGGCTGCTGAGCAACCCCTGGCTGATCGGCGCCGGCTGTGTGGGTATCGGCCTGATGGCCGCGATCAGTTACGCGCCGCCGCTCCAGGCGGTGTTCGACACCGCCCCGCTCAATGCCACCGACTGGGCGGTCCTCGCAGGCTTCGGTGCGCTTCTGCTGGCCGCCGAGGAAGTCCGCAAGTGGATGGTGAGGCTCCGTCGAACGTCCTCGAAGGGAGAAGGACGGTGA
- a CDS encoding TrkA family potassium uptake protein, giving the protein MKILIAGAGRLGSQIAQVLAAGNNDVTLVEQDGTRLSALAHLSRVRLVLGDACDTSLMEHAGSLTCDLVIAATGRDEDNLVISMVAKRRFGVARVAARVNDAENAWLFDQRWGVDVAVPTATPLISLIEEATGATDTVALLRLSKAGVEVMETAITERSRAAGHTLGEISLPAGTVVASVVRDGRPTVPGPDMRLLPGDELLLVSHEATEHEIHAAFQ; this is encoded by the coding sequence GTGAAGATCCTCATCGCCGGCGCGGGCCGGCTCGGCTCGCAGATCGCCCAGGTGCTGGCCGCCGGGAACAACGACGTGACGCTCGTGGAGCAGGACGGCACCAGGCTGTCCGCGCTCGCGCACCTGTCCCGGGTCCGCCTGGTGCTCGGCGACGCCTGCGACACCTCGCTCATGGAACACGCCGGATCGCTGACCTGCGACCTTGTGATCGCCGCCACGGGAAGGGACGAGGACAACCTCGTCATCAGCATGGTGGCCAAGAGGCGGTTCGGCGTGGCGCGGGTGGCCGCGCGTGTCAACGACGCGGAGAACGCCTGGCTCTTCGACCAGCGCTGGGGCGTGGACGTGGCGGTGCCCACCGCCACCCCTCTCATCTCTCTCATCGAGGAAGCCACCGGGGCCACGGACACGGTGGCGCTGCTGCGCCTCAGCAAGGCGGGCGTCGAGGTGATGGAGACCGCGATCACCGAGCGGTCTCGCGCCGCGGGGCACACACTGGGCGAGATCTCCCTGCCGGCCGGCACTGTCGTGGCCAGCGTCGTCCGTGACGGGCGGCCCACGGTTCCCGGACCGGACATGCGGCTGCTGCCCGGTGACGAACTTCTGCTCGTGTCGCACGAGGCGACCGAACATGAGATCCACGCGGCCTTCCAGTAG
- a CDS encoding Hsp20/alpha crystallin family protein codes for MATLAHRQRFPFPEIPEWFETFPSRLTMPPVRIEDYTEGGRYVMRAELPGMSPDDIDVVIGDGVLTVEAERAERDIDKSHSEIRYGAMSRSVTLPPGADEDDVKADYTDGMLTISVGLGSEKAEARHVEIQHGG; via the coding sequence ATGGCCACACTGGCACACAGGCAGAGGTTCCCGTTCCCCGAGATCCCGGAATGGTTCGAGACCTTTCCCAGCAGGCTGACGATGCCCCCGGTCCGGATCGAGGACTACACGGAGGGCGGCCGCTATGTCATGCGCGCCGAACTGCCGGGGATGTCCCCCGACGACATCGACGTCGTCATCGGCGACGGGGTGCTGACGGTCGAGGCCGAACGCGCCGAACGGGACATCGACAAGAGCCACAGCGAGATTCGGTACGGCGCGATGAGCCGTAGTGTGACTCTGCCGCCCGGCGCTGACGAGGACGACGTCAAGGCCGACTACACCGACGGCATGCTGACCATCAGCGTGGGTCTGGGCAGCGAGAAGGCGGAGGCCAGGCACGTAGAGATCCAGCACGGCGGCTGA
- a CDS encoding universal stress protein — MNTPAPSDRRPVVVGVDADPAHRMALVWASDEAVRRRVPLRAVHAEGVPTRDHRGGRVPPPWEERNEEPHRRGKQLLAEMVDFVAARHPGIEADALLAQGEPGRVLGEQSRDATAVVLGSRHLGRVREVFSSASVVLPVLAHARCPVVVIPAPEHVTQEPAYYVVGVDGSEHSAAAIDLAFQEAALRGAEVRALYVWQPGHLRMFDEYASQQECRRLLSETVAGRRARYPEVELRHELVVGHPAQALADASAHALGVVVGTRRRGGFAGMLLGSVSQGVLHHARCPVFAVPTQE; from the coding sequence ATGAACACTCCCGCACCGAGTGACCGCCGGCCCGTCGTGGTCGGTGTCGACGCCGACCCGGCTCACCGGATGGCGCTGGTTTGGGCGTCCGACGAGGCGGTCCGGCGGCGGGTTCCGCTGCGCGCGGTCCACGCCGAGGGCGTGCCGACCCGGGACCATCGGGGAGGGAGGGTCCCGCCGCCCTGGGAGGAGCGGAACGAGGAGCCGCACCGCAGGGGGAAGCAGTTGCTCGCCGAGATGGTGGACTTCGTCGCGGCCAGGCATCCCGGCATCGAGGCGGACGCCTTGCTCGCACAGGGGGAGCCCGGGCGGGTGCTGGGGGAACAGAGCCGCGACGCCACGGCCGTCGTGCTCGGCTCTCGCCATCTGGGCCGGGTCCGGGAGGTGTTCAGCTCCGCCTCGGTCGTCCTGCCCGTCCTGGCGCACGCCCGCTGCCCCGTGGTCGTCATACCGGCACCGGAGCACGTCACCCAGGAGCCCGCGTACTACGTGGTCGGCGTCGACGGCAGCGAGCACTCAGCCGCAGCGATCGACCTGGCCTTCCAGGAGGCCGCGCTGCGCGGTGCCGAGGTACGGGCGCTGTACGTGTGGCAGCCCGGCCACCTGCGGATGTTCGACGAGTACGCGTCCCAGCAGGAGTGCCGCCGGCTGCTCTCGGAGACGGTGGCCGGCCGCCGGGCCCGCTATCCGGAGGTGGAGCTGCGGCACGAGCTGGTCGTCGGGCATCCGGCGCAGGCGCTAGCCGACGCCTCGGCGCACGCGCTGGGCGTGGTGGTGGGAACGCGTCGGCGCGGCGGCTTCGCCGGCATGCTGCTGGGCTCGGTCAGCCAGGGCGTGCTGCACCACGCTCGCTGCCCGGTCTTCGCCGTTCCCACGCAGGAGTGA
- a CDS encoding bifunctional aminoglycoside phosphotransferase/ATP-binding protein, with translation MCETHTATLFFLGDRAYKVKKPVDLGFLDYTTLAARRAACEREVGLNRRFAPDVYVGLGEFRSPDADAPEPLVVMRRMPEDRRLSRLVQEGAVVDDVLRAVARHLAAWHATAPRGPDVDEQGTRDALSARWEASFAEVRALAADGSWPESGTEAERLVRRYLAGRKRLFDARIDQGRVVDGHGDLLAEDIFCLDDGPRVLDCLEFDDRLRHLDGLDDAAFLAMDLERLGAPQAAAYFLARYCEYSGDPAPPSLWHHYVAYRAFVRAKVSMIQARQGAPGAEAASRRLAAMELHHLRASAVRLVLVGGLPGSGKSTLSGALADRLGVTLLSSDRIRKELAGIPAGQSAAAGFGEGLYTPEWTARTYAALLDRAAVLLSLGESVVLDATWSDARQREAAVRTAERTHADLVALHCRVPDDVSAGRLSTRSPGVSDAGPDIARAMAAREAPWPEAVPVDTSGALEASVAQALTAVHPWEAGRSPAFRRYADYGAGDRGGARE, from the coding sequence GTGTGTGAGACCCACACCGCGACGCTGTTCTTCCTCGGCGACCGGGCCTACAAGGTCAAGAAGCCGGTCGATCTCGGGTTCCTGGACTACACCACCCTGGCCGCGCGCCGGGCCGCGTGCGAGCGCGAAGTCGGCCTCAACCGCAGGTTCGCTCCCGATGTCTACGTGGGCCTGGGCGAGTTCCGCAGCCCTGATGCCGACGCACCCGAACCACTCGTGGTGATGCGCCGCATGCCGGAGGACCGTCGCCTCTCCCGCCTCGTTCAGGAAGGCGCTGTCGTCGACGACGTACTTCGGGCCGTTGCCCGGCACCTGGCCGCGTGGCACGCGACCGCCCCCCGCGGCCCCGACGTGGACGAACAGGGTACGCGGGACGCGTTGTCGGCACGCTGGGAAGCAAGCTTCGCGGAGGTCCGCGCACTGGCCGCCGACGGCTCCTGGCCCGAGAGCGGCACGGAGGCCGAGCGGCTGGTGCGCCGCTATCTCGCCGGCCGAAAGCGGCTGTTCGACGCCCGTATCGACCAGGGCCGCGTGGTGGACGGCCACGGAGACCTGCTCGCCGAGGACATCTTCTGTCTCGACGACGGACCCCGCGTCCTGGACTGCCTGGAGTTCGACGACCGTCTCCGCCATCTCGACGGCCTGGACGACGCCGCCTTCCTCGCCATGGACCTCGAACGGCTCGGCGCCCCGCAGGCCGCGGCGTACTTCCTCGCCCGGTACTGCGAGTACTCCGGCGATCCCGCGCCCCCGTCCCTGTGGCACCACTATGTCGCCTACCGTGCGTTCGTCCGCGCGAAGGTCTCGATGATCCAGGCCCGTCAGGGCGCGCCCGGCGCGGAGGCGGCCTCTCGGCGGCTTGCCGCCATGGAACTGCACCATTTGCGCGCCTCCGCCGTCCGTCTCGTCCTCGTCGGCGGACTCCCGGGCAGCGGGAAGTCCACCCTCTCCGGGGCACTGGCCGACCGGCTGGGCGTCACCCTGCTCAGCAGCGACCGCATCCGCAAGGAGCTCGCCGGCATCCCCGCCGGGCAGTCCGCGGCAGCCGGCTTCGGCGAGGGGCTGTACACGCCGGAGTGGACGGCCAGAACCTATGCCGCCCTGCTCGACCGCGCAGCCGTCCTGCTGTCCCTTGGCGAGTCCGTCGTGCTGGACGCCACCTGGTCCGACGCCAGGCAGCGGGAAGCGGCCGTGCGGACGGCCGAACGCACCCACGCCGACCTGGTGGCCCTGCACTGCCGCGTTCCGGACGACGTGTCGGCGGGCCGCCTCAGCACGCGCTCGCCCGGTGTGTCCGACGCGGGTCCCGACATCGCCCGCGCCATGGCCGCAAGGGAAGCGCCGTGGCCGGAAGCCGTACCGGTCGACACCAGCGGTGCGCTGGAAGCCTCCGTGGCACAGGCACTGACCGCCGTACACCCGTGGGAAGCCGGCCGGTCCCCGGCCTTCCGCCGGTACGCGGACTACGGTGCGGGAGACCGTGGAGGAGCGAGGGAGTGA
- a CDS encoding TrkA family potassium uptake protein yields the protein MRAIVVGCGRVGATLATQLVTEGHDVRVIDQEPEAARLLPTGFPGAFLVGSGFSRPVLEEAGVGHADALVAVTARDNGNIVSARTAKETYRVPIVLARIHDPGRAELCRELGIPAVSSVRWAVSRIHQMLLHRHLTPELVFGNGETLLVRSELPGHLTGRRPTELDVDGEIRVVEITRAGRSLLPAHGVLAEPGDLVTFAVAATALARLRGFLDKELGT from the coding sequence GTGAGAGCGATCGTCGTGGGCTGCGGCCGGGTCGGTGCCACCCTCGCCACGCAGTTGGTGACCGAGGGCCATGACGTGCGTGTCATCGACCAGGAACCGGAAGCGGCCAGGCTGCTGCCGACCGGCTTCCCGGGAGCCTTCCTGGTGGGCAGCGGCTTCAGTCGTCCCGTGCTGGAGGAGGCCGGAGTCGGCCACGCGGACGCCCTGGTCGCCGTGACCGCCAGGGACAACGGCAACATCGTCAGCGCGCGAACGGCGAAGGAGACCTACCGGGTCCCCATCGTGCTCGCCCGCATCCACGATCCCGGGCGGGCCGAACTCTGCCGGGAGCTGGGCATCCCGGCCGTCTCCAGCGTCCGCTGGGCCGTGAGCCGTATCCACCAGATGCTGCTGCACCGCCACCTCACCCCCGAGCTCGTCTTCGGCAACGGCGAGACCCTCCTGGTCCGCTCCGAACTGCCCGGCCACCTCACCGGGCGCAGGCCGACCGAACTCGACGTCGACGGTGAGATCCGGGTCGTCGAGATCACCCGCGCCGGGCGCTCCCTGCTGCCCGCCCACGGGGTCCTGGCCGAGCCGGGGGACCTGGTCACCTTCGCCGTCGCCGCCACCGCACTCGCCCGGTTGCGCGGCTTCCTCGACAAGGAGCTGGGAACGTGA
- a CDS encoding DUF1876 domain-containing protein translates to MSHTGQWKVRLHFFEEDDGTTKAHVVLDTGTTELAGNGTAHCHPADTNVPEIGDELAVGRAMNDLAQQLLNTADRDIQGIVETRPNVRQTAR, encoded by the coding sequence ATGTCGCACACAGGTCAGTGGAAGGTACGCCTCCACTTCTTCGAGGAAGATGACGGCACGACCAAGGCACACGTGGTGCTGGACACCGGCACCACGGAACTCGCCGGCAACGGAACCGCGCACTGCCATCCGGCAGACACGAACGTGCCGGAGATCGGCGACGAACTGGCGGTGGGCAGGGCCATGAACGACCTCGCCCAGCAACTGCTGAACACCGCCGACCGGGACATCCAGGGCATCGTCGAAACCCGGCCGAACGTGCGTCAGACCGCCCGGTAG
- a CDS encoding universal stress protein has translation MQPVVTVGLDGSSDSLAAARWAADEADNRRLTLRLLHAWPMLAPEPARVPAEVDQNYWSKRLVHDAQTELQALHPGLRVVTSLVADDARNALLKAASESEMTVLGSRGLEPVESYFLGDVSMPVVARADRPVVLVRAEGREKGPSSAVPGRVVVALKLHGSCDDLLDFAFHTAAARGVPLLAVHGRSVPLHARVPWGVDHDIAEEMTRDVQEQLSRALHPWREKYPRVEVADGIGLESPAKVVVQAGEGAVLLVVGRRQRRHGLAPHLGPVAQAAVHHGRCPVAVVPHD, from the coding sequence ATGCAACCAGTCGTCACCGTGGGTCTGGACGGCTCGTCCGACAGCCTCGCCGCCGCCCGCTGGGCCGCCGACGAGGCTGACAATCGCCGGCTCACCCTGCGCCTGCTGCACGCGTGGCCGATGCTGGCTCCCGAACCGGCCCGCGTTCCCGCGGAAGTCGACCAGAACTACTGGTCGAAGCGTCTCGTCCACGACGCGCAGACAGAGCTCCAAGCCCTCCACCCAGGGCTGCGCGTCGTTACGAGTCTGGTCGCCGACGATGCTCGGAACGCCCTCCTGAAAGCGGCGTCGGAGTCGGAGATGACGGTGCTCGGTTCGCGAGGTCTGGAGCCCGTGGAGAGCTATTTCCTGGGCGACGTCAGCATGCCCGTCGTGGCACGGGCCGACCGGCCGGTGGTGCTGGTCCGTGCCGAGGGGCGGGAGAAGGGACCGTCCTCAGCCGTCCCGGGCCGTGTGGTCGTGGCCCTGAAACTGCACGGCTCCTGCGACGACCTGCTCGATTTCGCCTTTCACACCGCTGCGGCCAGGGGCGTTCCTCTGCTGGCCGTCCATGGCCGAAGCGTTCCGCTCCATGCCCGTGTGCCCTGGGGTGTGGACCACGACATCGCAGAAGAGATGACGCGGGATGTTCAGGAGCAGCTGAGCAGGGCGCTTCATCCCTGGCGCGAGAAGTACCCGCGGGTGGAGGTGGCCGACGGCATCGGTCTCGAGAGCCCGGCCAAGGTCGTCGTGCAAGCGGGTGAAGGCGCCGTGCTGCTGGTCGTCGGCCGGCGGCAACGCCGTCATGGTCTGGCGCCGCACCTGGGTCCCGTGGCACAGGCCGCCGTCCATCACGGGCGCTGCCCCGTCGCCGTCGTTCCTCATGACTGA
- a CDS encoding pyridoxamine 5'-phosphate oxidase family protein → MRAHLGDQLVIEGPATGTARRDGEIVGLHHEDGTPPYDVRWSDTDEVTLVFPGPDAHIHHLEHGQLLTEGEVQPDAGAVRPVPPAGAANSGDVGRRVAAERRRQGLSRTETARRARMAPGYLAYLEERPADPSVAALIKLAAVLGTSVTALRGGGMDLPPGQGRALLHPQLRDLDPEECRALLSSHGVGHIAVSSPDGRPAVVPVNYEVVDDAIVFRTAPDSVAAAAVETEVAFEVDHVDEALSQGWSVLAVGPARVVTDPEAVRGLARRAHSTPWPGGVREMWVSIRPTSLTGRRITAADQ, encoded by the coding sequence ATGCGAGCTCACCTCGGCGACCAGCTCGTCATCGAGGGTCCGGCGACCGGCACGGCCAGGCGGGACGGCGAGATCGTCGGACTGCACCACGAGGACGGCACGCCCCCCTACGACGTGCGCTGGTCGGACACGGACGAGGTGACGCTCGTGTTCCCGGGACCCGACGCCCACATCCACCATCTTGAACACGGTCAACTCCTCACCGAGGGCGAGGTACAGCCGGACGCGGGAGCGGTCCGGCCCGTACCCCCGGCCGGGGCAGCCAATTCAGGCGATGTCGGTCGACGTGTGGCCGCGGAACGCCGCAGGCAGGGACTAAGCCGTACGGAGACCGCCCGCCGAGCCCGGATGGCCCCCGGCTACCTGGCCTACCTCGAGGAACGGCCTGCCGATCCCTCCGTAGCGGCTCTGATCAAGTTGGCCGCCGTGCTGGGCACGTCGGTCACGGCCCTGCGCGGCGGCGGCATGGATCTTCCGCCCGGCCAGGGCCGTGCCCTGCTCCACCCACAGCTGCGGGATCTGGACCCGGAAGAATGCCGCGCCCTGCTGTCCTCGCACGGTGTGGGGCACATCGCGGTGTCGTCGCCCGACGGTCGCCCGGCGGTCGTGCCTGTCAACTACGAAGTGGTGGACGACGCCATCGTCTTTCGTACGGCCCCCGACTCGGTCGCTGCGGCAGCCGTTGAAACGGAGGTCGCCTTCGAGGTGGACCATGTGGACGAGGCGCTGAGCCAGGGCTGGAGCGTGCTGGCCGTCGGCCCCGCGAGGGTCGTGACGGATCCGGAGGCCGTGCGCGGGCTCGCCCGGCGTGCGCACAGCACGCCATGGCCCGGCGGGGTGCGGGAGATGTGGGTCTCGATCAGGCCCACGAGCCTGACGGGCCGCCGGATCACCGCGGCCGACCAATGA